The Bacillus sp. F19 DNA segment ATACGATGGATCTGTGGGTAGTCATTCTAGTAGGCGTTCTGGCATTACTTGCTGGAGTAGCACTAGGATTTTTCATTGCTCGCCAGTATATGATGAGTTACTTGAAGAAAAATCCGCCAATTAACGAGCAAATGTTAAAAATGATGATGATGCAAATGGGAATGAAACCATCCCAAAAGAAAATCAATCAAATGATGTCTTCTATG contains these protein-coding regions:
- a CDS encoding YneF family protein, yielding MDLWVVILVGVLALLAGVALGFFIARQYMMSYLKKNPPINEQMLKMMMMQMGMKPSQKKINQMMSSMNKMQK